One region of Sus scrofa isolate TJ Tabasco breed Duroc chromosome 3, Sscrofa11.1, whole genome shotgun sequence genomic DNA includes:
- the BOLA2B gene encoding LOW QUALITY PROTEIN: bolA-like protein 2 (The sequence of the model RefSeq protein was modified relative to this genomic sequence to represent the inferred CDS: inserted 1 base in 1 codon), with translation MEQAIHHPQGKSRSRQDGSQRGAHSARQELQKTPFSNGPRLERAEDWRGKMLGAEPPRIVGKPGLREDGSAEFTDALVRAEVEVSAEVAPVRAEXSVAGVRAGVPSPLGCCPRWAAAMELSADYLREKLQRDLEAEHVEVEDTTPNRCASSFRVLVVSAKFEGKPLLQRHRLVNTCLSEELPHIHAFEQKTLTPEQWAREQQK, from the exons ATGGAGCAGGCAATCCACCATCCACAGGGAAAGAGCCGGAGCAGACAGGATGGAAGCCAGAGGGGAGCCCACAGCGCCAG acaggaactccaaaagacaccTTTTTCTAACGGACCCCGTCTAGAAAGGGCAGAGGATTGGAGGGGAAAG ATGTTAGGAGCAGAACCCCCCAGGATTGTTGGAAAACCGGGCTTGAGAGAGGACGGAAGTGCTGAGTTTACCGACGCCTTAGTAAGGGCGGAAGTAGAGGTCTCAGCGGAAGTGGCGCCAGTAAGGGCGG GCAGTGTGGCCGGGGTCCGGGCTGGGGTTCCGTCCCCGCTGGGCTGCTGCCCTCGCTGGGCTGCTGCAATGGAACTCAGCGCCGATTACCTCCGGGAGAAGCTGCAGCGGGACCTAGAGGCTGAGCACGTG GAAGTGGAGGACACGACTCCCAATCGTTGTGCGTCCAGCTTCCGAGTGCTCGTGGTGTCGGCTAAGTTCGAAGGGAAGCCTCTGCTTCAGAGACACCG GCTTGTGAACACGTGCCTATCGGAAGAGCTTCCGCACATCCATGCCTTTGAGCAGAAAACCCTGACCCCAGAGCAGTGGGCCCGTGAGCAGCAAAAATAA
- the SULT1A3 gene encoding sulfotransferase 1A3 (The RefSeq protein has 1 substitution, 1 frameshift compared to this genomic sequence), translating to MEPVQDTYRPPLEYVKGVPLIKYFAEALGPLESFQAWPDDVLISTYPKSGTTWVSEILDLIYQGGDLQKCQRAPIFVRVPFLEFKIPRCPTGFELLKDTPAPRLLKTHLPLTLLPQTLLDQKVKVVYVARNAKDVAVSYYHFYRMAKVYPNPGTWDSFLEDFMAGEVSYGSWYQHVQEWWELRHTHPVLYLFYEDMKENPKREIQKILEFVGRSLPEETVEDIVQHTSFQEMKNNAMTNYRTLPSDLLDHSISAFMRKGITGDWKSTFTVAQNERFEADYAEKMAGCNLRFRSEL from the exons ATGGAGCCGGTCCAGGACACCTACCGCCCGCCACTGGAGTACGTGAAGGGGGTCCCTCTCATCAAGTACTTTGCAGAGGCACTGGGGCCACTGGAGAGTTTCCAAGCTTGGCCCGATGACGTGCTGATCAGCACCTATCCCAAATCTG gtACCACCTGGGTGAGCGAGATCCTGGACCTAATCTACCAGGGTGGTGACCTGCAGAAGTGTCAGAGAGCCCCCATCTTTGTGCGGGTGCCCTTCCTTGAGTTCAAAATCCCCAGGTGTCCCACAG GTTTTGAGCTGCTGAAAGATACACCAGCCCCACGGCTCCTCAAGACACACTTGCCCCTGACCCTGCTACCCCAGACTCTGCTGGACCAGAAGGTCAAG GTGGTCTACGTCGCCCGCAACGCAAAGGACGTGGCCGTCTCCTATTACCACTTCTACCGTATGGCCAAAGTGCACCCTAACCCTGGCACGTGGGACAGCTTCCTGGAAGACTTCATGGCCGGAGAAG TGTCCTACGGGTCCTGGTACCAGCACGTGCAGGAGTGGTGGGAGCTGCGTCACACCCACCCTGTCCTCTATCTCTTCTACG ACATGAAGGAG AACCCCAAGAGGGAGATTCAGAAGATCCTGGAGTTTGTGGGGCGCTCGCTGCCAGAGGAGACGGTGGAGGACATCGTCCAGCACACGTCCTTCCAGGAGATGAAGAACAACGCCATGACCAACTACCGCACCCTCCCCTCCGACCTCCTGGACCACAGCATCTCGGCCTTCATGAGGAAAG gcatcACTGGAGATTGGAAAAGCACCTTCACAGTGGCCCAGAACGAGCGCTTTGAGGCCGACTATGCTGAGAAGATGGCAGGCTGTAACCTCCGCTTCCGCTCGGAGCTGTGA
- the SGF29 gene encoding SAGA-associated factor 29: MALVSADSRIAELLTELHQLIKQTQEERSRSEHNLVNIQKTHERMQTENKISPYYRTKLRGLYTTAKADAEAECNILRKALDKIAEIKSLLEERRIAAKIAGLYNDSEPPRKTMRRGVLMTLLQQSAMTLPLWIGKPGDKPPPLCGAIPASGDYVAKPGDKVAARVKAVDGDEQWILAEVVSYSHATNKYEVDDIDEEGKERHTLSRRRIIPLPQWKANPETDPEALFQKEQLVLALYPQTTCFYRALIHTPPQRPQDDYSVLFEDTSYADGYSPPLNVAQRYVVACKEPKKK; this comes from the exons ATGGCCCTCGTGTCTGCTGATTCCCGCATAGCAGAACTGCTCACAGAGCTCCATCAGCTGATCAAGCAAACCCAG GAAGAGCGTTCGAGGAGTGAACACAATTTAGTGAACATCCAGAAGACCCACGAGCGGATGCAGACAGAGAACAAGA TCTCTCCCTATTACCGGACAAAGCTGCGTGGCCTCTATACAACCGCCAAGGCCGACGCAGAGGCTGAGTGCAA CATCCTCCGGAAAGCCCTAGATAAGATTGCGGAAATCAAGTCTCTGTTGGAAGAGAGGCGGATTG cGGCCAAGATCGCCGGCCTGTACAATGACTCGGAGCCCCCTCGGAAGACCATGCGCCGGGGGGTGTTGATGACCCTGCTGCAGCAGTCAGCCATGACCTTGCCCCTGTGGATCGGGAAGCCTGGTGACAA GCCCCCACCCCTCTGTGGGGCCATTCCAGCTTCTGGGGACTATGTGGCCAAACCTGGAGATAAGGTGGCTGCCCGAGTGAAGGCCGTGGACGGGGATGAGCAGTGGATCCTGGCCGAAGTGGTCAGTTACAGCCATGCCACCAACAA GTATGAGGTAGATGACATTGACGAGGAAGGCAAAGA GAGACACACACTGAGCCGCCGGCGGATCATCCCACTGCCCCAGTGGAAGGCCAACCCGGAGACGGACCCCGAGGCCTTGTTCCAGAAGGAGCAGCTGGTGCTGGCCCTGTATCCCCAGACCACCTGCTTCTACCGTGCCCTGATCCACACACCCCCACAGCGG CCCCAGGATGACTATTCAGTCCTGTTTGAAGACACCTCCTATGCAGATGGTTACTCCCCCCCGCTCAATGTGGCCCAGCGGTACGTGGTGGCTTGTAAGGAGCCCAAGAAAAAGTGA
- the SLX1A gene encoding structure-specific endonuclease subunit SLX1, with the protein MGPAGVAARAGRFFGVYLLYCLNPRHRGRVYVGFTVNPARREQQHNAGRKKGGAWRTSGRGPWEMVLIVHGFPSAVAALRFEWAWQHPKASRRLAHLGPRLRGEAAFAFHLRVLAHMLRVPPWARLPLTLRWLRTDFRQDLCPPPPPHVPLAFGPPPPRALARKCGAVPLASMESESQPQHAAEALCTVCACALQDEEGPLCCPHPGCSLRAHVICLAEEFLQEEPGQLLPLEGQCPGCKNSVLWGDLVWLSQMGTEEEEDLELEEEHWTDMLET; encoded by the exons ATGGGCCCCGCGGGGGTCGCGGCGAGGGCCGGGCGCTTCTTCGGCGTCTACCTGCTCTACTGCCTGAACCCTCGACACCGAGGTCGCGTCTACGTGGGGTTCACAGTCAACCCTGCTCGTCGGGAGCAGCAGCACAACGCGGGCCGTAAAAAAGGCGGGGCCTGGCGGACCAGTGGCCGCGGGCCTTG GGAGATGGTGCTCATAGTACACGGCTTCCCCTCCGCGGTGGCCGCCCTTCGG TTCGAATGGGCCTGGCAGCACCCGAAGGCCTCGCGCCGCTTGGCCCATTTGGGTCCGCGCCTGCGCGGCGAGGCAGCCTTCGCCTTCCACCTGCGCGTGCTGGCACACATGCTGCGCGTGCCCCCGTGGGCGCGCCTCCCGCTCACCCTGCGCTGGCTGCGCACCGACTTCCGCCAGGATCTCTGCCCGCCACCGCCACCGCACGTGCCCCTGGCCTTCGGGCCTCCGCCGCCCCGGGCCCTGGCCCGGAAGTGCGGCGCAGTTCCCTTGGCCAGCATGGAGTCCGAGTCCCAGCCGCAGCACGCCGCGGAGGCTCTGTGCACCGTGTGCGCTTGCGCACTCCAG GATGAAGAGGGTCCCCTGTGTTGCCCCCACCCTGGCTGCTCCCTCAGGGCGCATGTGATCTGCCTGGCAGAAGAGTTCCTGCAGGAGGAGCCAGGGCAGCTTCTGCCGCTGGAGGGCCAATGCCCTGG CTGTAAGAACTCAGTGCTGTGGGGAGACCTGGTCTGGCTGAGCCAGATGGGCACCGAGGAGGAAGAGGACTTGGAATTAGAAGAG GAACACTGGACTGACATGCTGGAGACCTGA
- the CORO1A gene encoding coronin-1A, producing MSRQVVRSSKFRHVFGQPAKADQCYEDVRVSQTTWDSGFCAVNPKFVALICEASGGGAFLVLPLSKTGRVDKNAPMVCGHTAPVLDIAWCPHNDNVIASGSEDCTVMVWEIPDGGLTLPLREPVVTLEGHTKRVGIVAWHPTAQNVLLSAGCDNVILVWDVGTGAAVLTLGSDVHPDTIYSVDWSRDGALICTSCRDKRVRIIEPRKGTIVAEKDRPHEGTRPVRAVFVSDGKILTTGFSRMSERQVALWDTKHLEEPLSLQELDTSSGVLLPFFDPDTNIVYLCGKGDSSIRYFEITSEAPFLHYLSMFSSKESQRGMGYMPKRGLEVNKCEIARFYKLHERRCEPIAMTVPRKSDLFQEDLYPPTAGPDAALTAEEWLGGRDAGPLLISLKDGYVPPKSRELRVNRGLDTGRRRTTPEASGAPSSDAISRLEEEMKKLQATVQELQKRLDTLEETVQAK from the exons ATGAGCCGGCAGGTGGTCCGTTCCAGCAAGTTCCGCCACGTGTTTGGACAGCCAGCCAAGGCCGACCAGTGCTATGAGGACGTGCGCGTCTCACAGACCACCTGGGACAGTGGCTTCTGTGCTGTCAACCCCAAGTTCGTGGCCTTGATCTGTGAGGCCAGCGGGGGCGGGGCCTTCCTGGTACTGCCCCTGAGCAAG ACTGGCCGTGTGGACAAGAATGCGCCTATGGTCTGTGGCCACACGGCGCCCGTGCTGGACATCGCCTGGTGCCCGCACAATGATAATGTCATTGCCAGTGGCTCCGAAGATTGCACGGTCATG GTGTGGGAGATCCCTGACGGGGGCCTGACGCTGCCCCTGCGGGAGCCTGTCGTCACCCTGGAGGGCCACACCAAGCGCGTGGGCATCGTGGCCTGGCACCCCACGGCCCAGAACGTGCTGCTCAGTGCAG GTTGTGACAACGTGATCCTGGTGTGGGACGTGGGCACTGGGGCGGCCGTGCTGACGCTGGGCTCGGACGTGCACCCGGACACAATCTACAGCGTGGACTGGAGCCGAGACGGCGCCCTCATCTGCACCTCCTGCCGGGACAAGCGAGTTCGCATCATTGAGCCCCGCAAAGGCACCATTGTAGCG gAGAAGGACCGTCCCCACGAGGGGACCCGGCCCGTGCGAGCTGTGTTTGTGTCTGATGGCAAGATCCTGACCACCGGCTTCAGCCGCATGAGTGAGCGGCAGGTGGCGCTGTGGGACACG AAACACCTGGAGGAGCCGCTGTCCCTGCAGGAGCTGGACACGAGCAGCGGCGTCCTGCTGCCCTTCTTTGACCCCGACACCAACATTGTCTACCTCTGTGGCAAG GGTGACAGCTCTATCCGGTACTTCGAGATCACTTCCGAGGCCCCGTTCCTGCACTATCTGTCCATGTTCAGTTCTAAGGAGTCTCAGCGTGGCATGGGCTACATGCCCAAGCGTGGTCTGGAGGTGAACAAGTGTGAGATTGCCAG GTTCTACAAGCTGCACGAGCGGAGGTGTGAGCCCATTGCCATGACGGTGCCTAGGAAG TCGGACCTGTTCCAGGAGGACCTGTACCCGCCCACCGCGGGGCCTGATGCTGCCCTCACGGCCGAGGAGTGGCTGGGGGGCCGGGACGCCGGGCCCCTCCTCATTTCCCTCAAGGATGGCTATGTGCCCCCAAAGAGCCGGGAGCTGAGGGTCAACCGGGGCCTGGACACTGGGCGCAGGAGGACGACACCAGAGGCCAGTGGTGCTCCCAGCTCG GATGCCATATCCCGGCTGGAGGAGGAGATGAAGAAGCTCCAGGCCACGGTGCAGGAGCTACAGAAGCGCTTGGATACGCTGGAGGAGACAGTCCAGGCCAAGTAG